The Streptomyces collinus DNA segment GTTCACCCACTGTCCACCAGGAGGAAGCGATGACGGACGTGACCGACACGACAGATGTCGCACATGTCACCCCCGGCACCGCCGACCCCGCCGGGGCGGACCTGGCGGCCGATCACGACCACGGCGTGCACGGGTACCACAAGCAGAAGGACGAACACCTCAAGCGCCTGCGCCGCATCGAGGGCCAGATCCGCGGCCTGCAGCGCATGGTCGACGAGGACGTCTACTGCATCGACATACTCACGCAGGTCTCCGCCTCCACCAAGGCCCTGCAGTCCTTCGCCCTCCAGCTCTTGGAGGAGCACCTGCGGCACTGCGTGGCGGACGCGGCCCTCAAGGGGGGCGACGAGATCGACGCGAAGGTGAAGGAGGCGACCCAGGCGATCGCCCGCATGCTGCGGACGTGAGCCGGGTCCGGCGGCCCGGGGTCAGCGTCTGGAGGAGTCCCGCTCCTCGGCCACCTTCAGCACCTCGTCGATGCTTTCCAGGCTGAGCCGCTCCTGGGCGGCCGAGGCCGCGATGATCAGCTCTCCGCACAGCTCGATCTCGGCGAGGGCCACGTGGTCCTGAACTGCCGTACCGCCGACCGGAGCCACGTGCATCACCTCGTCTCTGCCGTCACCGGCTTCCTAGAGTAGGGAGCGGCCTACACACCGCGCATGGCACGGACGGGCTAGTTCACGCCGGTCACTCTTCGGCGATCTTGCCCGCGTAGATGTCGTCGGCTGCGGGCAGCCGTACGCGCGCCGGAGCCCCGAAAGCGTAGAGCAGCGTGGTCGAGGCGACGGCCACCGGGCTCTTCTGCTGCCCGTTCAGGAAGCTGAAGCGGTGCCTGACCTTGCGGATGCGTCCCTCGTCGTCGAGGTAGGCGTCGAACGGCACCGCGGCGGTGGCGAACCCGTCGGCCGCCGCCTTCAGGGAGTCCTTGTTCCCGTCCGAGGCACGCCGGGCCGCGTCCCCGAGATCCGCCGTCCCCCGGTAGTGCCGCACTTCGGTGCCCGCGACCTCCGTCCTGCCTACGTACGCCGCCGTCCGCGTCCCGAGCAGCACCTCGGCCGCCGTGAACGGATCGGTGGCCCCGCCGGTGACGAGGTTCCCGTCGGACAGGGTCCGCGTGTCCACCCGCACCCACTTGTCCGGGGGCACACCGGCACCCCGGTTCTTCATGAACAGCGCACCCGGAGCGAGCAGTTCGGTGATCGGCCGACGCTCGGCGACGCCCGCGGGATCCTGCGGCAGCAACACCTTCAGCTGCCCCATCCGCTTCCGGTAGTCGTAGACCCCGGCGCCCCGGATGGTCACCCGGGTCCCGCCGGCGGCCATCTCCATCGACGTACGGGCCTTGGAACTCCCCGCGTCCACCAGCCGGCCGGCGGCCTGTCGCAGCACCCCGACCGCGTCCCCGCCGCGGGAGTCCCCGGCGACCGCGTCGCCCCCGGAGCACCCCGCGGTCCCGAGCCCCGCCCCGGCCAGGACCCCGGCCGCGACGACCGCCGCACCCGCCCGCCCGCGCCGCCGTTCGCGCTGCCGCCCAGTCATCGCCTGCCTACCCCCAGCCGGTACGTCCGTCACGGGCCCCCCGTTGTTCGGTTAACGACGGGTATGTGCCCCCGTCACGCGAGGCCGTGCCGACCGCCGTACGAACTCCTCACCCGGGGTGGGTAACGTTGTCGGCGTGGCGCAGCAGGACGGGCCGGAGCCTCCCCCCAACCTCCCGGAACACCGCACGACGACCATGGAGAAGGGCCGCTTCTGCATGGCCCACTGCAGCTGCGGCTGGCGCGGCCCGGCACGAAGAGCCAGAAGCCAGGCCCGCACGGACGCGGAGCGGCACGCGATGCGCTGAGAACCGTGGCGGACGCTGTTCCGCCCGGGACCGGACCATGGAACCCTCACCCCCAGCACCCCGTCTCCCAGGACGGAACCACCGGGAGGCCCCATGGAACGGCGCACGATCCTCACAGCCGGCACGGCGGCGATCGCCGCGGCCGCGACCCCCTTCACCACCGCCTGCACCCAGTCGGGCGACCGCTCCGGGGCCACGGCCTCCAACGCCTCGCGCACCATGACCACGTCGAGAGCCACCGCCGCCAACTGGTCCGCCCTGGCCCGCGACCTCGACGGCCCCCTGGTCCGCCCGGGCGACGCCGACTGGCCCGCGGCCCGGCAGCTCTACAACACCCGCTTCGACGGCCTGAAGCCCGCCGCGGTCGCGTACGTGTCCCACCCGGAGGACATCCGCACGACCCTGGCCTACGCCCGCACCCACGCCCTGCGGGTGGCGATCCGCAACGGCGGCCACTCCTACGCCGGCTGGTCCTCCGGCGACGGCCGTCTGATCATCGACGTCTCGAAACTCAGCCGCGTCCGGGCCTCCGGCACCACCGCGGTGGTCGGCGCCGGCGCCAAACTCATCGACGTCTACCGCGCCCTGGCCGCCAAGGGCGTCACGATCCCGGCCGGCTCGTGCCCGACGGTCGGTGTCTCGGGCCTCACCCTCGGCGGCGGTCACGGCGTGGTCTCCCGCGCCTACGGCCTGACCTGCGACAGCCTCACCCGGGCCACCCTGATCACCGCCGACGGCAAGCAGCTCATCGCCGACGCCCGTGAGAACAAGGACCTGTTCTGGGCGCTGCGCGGCGCCGGCAACGGCAACTTCGGCGTGGTCACGGAGCTGCACTTCAAGACCCACCCGGCCCCGCAGGGCGTCTCGGCGTACCTGTCCTGGCCCTGGTCGAAGGCGGCCGCGGTGGTGAAGGCCTGGCAGGAGTGGGGCCCGTCGCAGCCCGACGAGATCTGGTCGTCCCTGCACCTGGCGAATGCCGCGGGCGGCACCCCGACCGTCTCGGTCGCGGCGTTCTCCCTCGGCACCCACGGCGAGCTGAAGAACGCCGTCGACCGCCTGGCCGACCGCGTCGGCGCCCCGGCCCGCAGCGTCTCCCTGAAGCGCCGCTCGTACGAGGAGTCGATGGAGGTGTACGCGGGCTGCTCCTCGTTCCCGACGGACGCGCAGTGCCATCTGCCCGGCTCGACCCCGGGGCGTTCCCCGAAGGGCGCGCTGGGCCGCGAGACGTACGCGGCGGCGTCGGACTTCTTCGACCGCTCCCTGTCCACGGCCGGCATCCGCGCGCTGCTCTCGCAGATCGGGTCGGTGCGCGGCGGCACGGGCAGCATCGCGCTGACCGCCCTCGGCGGAGCGGTCAACCGCGTCTCCCCCACGTCCACGGCGTTCGTCCACCGCCGTTCCCGCATGCTGGCCCAGTACATCGGGGCGTGGCGGGCCGGCACGAGCGGTGCGACGGCCCGCGACTGGCTGGCCGCCGCCCACAGGTCGATGCGCCCGTACGCCTCGGGGGCGGCGTACCAGAACTACACGGACCCGACCCTGACCGACTGGCGCAAGGCGTACTACGGGGATGCGGCAACGCGCCTGGCGAAGCTGAAGAAGCAGTACGACCCCGACCGCTTCTTCACGTATCCCCAGGCGCTGTAAGGGGTCCTTTCACCATGAGCGTCCGACCCGGACGGGCATAGTGAAAGGCCCCCTGAGGACCCCTGCGGCCTTACGCGGCGAGGTCGCGCTCCGAGGCCCGCTCACTGCGTGCCTCGGGGATCACCGTGTCCTCTCCGGACGCCCGCCCTCTGCCGCGCACCAGCCACCCCACCCGGGGCGAGCGCTCGACGGCCTTCACCACGGGCGTCAGCAGGGCCATGGCGAGCGGCGACAGCAGCAGCGCCACGGCCGTGCCCAGTGCGAACCCGCCCACGACGTCCGTCGGGTAGTGCACGCCCATGTAGACGCGGATGAACCCGCCGAACAACGCCAGCACGAGCCCGATGAGCCCGAACTTCCGGTCGGCGACGAACAGTCCGACCGCCAGTGCCATGACGATCGTCGCGTGGTCGCTGACGAACGAGTAGTCGGTCTTGCCCTGGACGAGCACTTCGAGCCCCTGGTGGTCCAGGAACGGCCGGGGCCGTTCCACGAACCCCCGTATGGGCACGTTCACCAGCACGGCGACCCCTGCGGCCAGCGGCGCCCAGACCAGTGCCGCCACGGTGGAGGCCGCGTCCTCGTCGCCCCGCCGCCGCACGGTCCACCAGCACCACACCACGAGCAGGACGATGGCGAGCAGCAGCCCGTACTCACCGACGTACTCCATGACGCGGTCGAACCAGGCCGGCGCATCCTTGGCCAGGCCATTGATGTCGTACAGCAGGTCGACGTCAGGGTTCGACCCGGAATCGGCGAGTCCAGCCATGGCGCTGCGGCCCCTTCGTCGTCTCTCCCGGCGCACCTGTGCGTGCGCCGCTCCTGCCACCCCCGTGGTTGTAGATCCGCTTCCGCCGCACGCGTGCGTGACGCGTGCCGAATGAACGTCCGCTCGGCTAC contains these protein-coding regions:
- a CDS encoding metal-sensitive transcriptional regulator — protein: MTDVTDTTDVAHVTPGTADPAGADLAADHDHGVHGYHKQKDEHLKRLRRIEGQIRGLQRMVDEDVYCIDILTQVSASTKALQSFALQLLEEHLRHCVADAALKGGDEIDAKVKEATQAIARMLRT
- a CDS encoding FAD-binding oxidoreductase; the encoded protein is MERRTILTAGTAAIAAAATPFTTACTQSGDRSGATASNASRTMTTSRATAANWSALARDLDGPLVRPGDADWPAARQLYNTRFDGLKPAAVAYVSHPEDIRTTLAYARTHALRVAIRNGGHSYAGWSSGDGRLIIDVSKLSRVRASGTTAVVGAGAKLIDVYRALAAKGVTIPAGSCPTVGVSGLTLGGGHGVVSRAYGLTCDSLTRATLITADGKQLIADARENKDLFWALRGAGNGNFGVVTELHFKTHPAPQGVSAYLSWPWSKAAAVVKAWQEWGPSQPDEIWSSLHLANAAGGTPTVSVAAFSLGTHGELKNAVDRLADRVGAPARSVSLKRRSYEESMEVYAGCSSFPTDAQCHLPGSTPGRSPKGALGRETYAAASDFFDRSLSTAGIRALLSQIGSVRGGTGSIALTALGGAVNRVSPTSTAFVHRRSRMLAQYIGAWRAGTSGATARDWLAAAHRSMRPYASGAAYQNYTDPTLTDWRKAYYGDAATRLAKLKKQYDPDRFFTYPQAL
- a CDS encoding phosphatase PAP2 family protein, translated to MAGLADSGSNPDVDLLYDINGLAKDAPAWFDRVMEYVGEYGLLLAIVLLVVWCWWTVRRRGDEDAASTVAALVWAPLAAGVAVLVNVPIRGFVERPRPFLDHQGLEVLVQGKTDYSFVSDHATIVMALAVGLFVADRKFGLIGLVLALFGGFIRVYMGVHYPTDVVGGFALGTAVALLLSPLAMALLTPVVKAVERSPRVGWLVRGRGRASGEDTVIPEARSERASERDLAA